From Nerophis lumbriciformis linkage group LG38, RoL_Nlum_v2.1, whole genome shotgun sequence, the proteins below share one genomic window:
- the lg38h1orf74 gene encoding UPF0739 protein C1orf74 homolog yields the protein MQTQAVFVAAARKCLSTKRKCLSLSQSLDVAAQLSAVDQAVKPALLYDANGASAEQVHQYLRLCQSSQLVSESLVILDLNGNSLIVNPRVVRYNLAQVLQNGGPVVIDVCLSLEKPTIVDPVVGGLKSIAQDLLDLLRGLDTANKVPYVAERSDEWNLSAVFGLLLGYPVTYWFDQTKSFENCLSMTPLMVTTVHATWRVDATSHKCCLYSFSIPTVVQNEIQSNLEDWKLGLQERFQQQNVLKDLTVCQSVVTLPSVCL from the coding sequence ATGCAGACTCAGGCGGTCTTTGTAGCTGCAGCTCGAAAATGTTTGTCCACCAAAAGGAAATGTCTGTCACTTTCTCAGAGTCTTGACGTGGCTGCTCAGCTCTCAGCTGTTGATCAGGCAGTGAAACCGGCGCTGCTCTACGACGCCAACGGTGCCAGTGCAGAGCAAGTGCACCAGTATTTGCGCTTGTGTCAGTCATCTCAACTCGTGTCCGAATCGCTGGTCATATTGGACTTGAATGGTAACAGCCTCATTGTTAATCCACGTGTAGTCCGCTACAATCTGGCCCAGGTGCTTCAAAATGGCGGACCCGTGGTGATTGACGTCTGCCTCTCGCTAGAGAAACCCACTATTGTTGATCCAGTCGTAGGAGGGCTGAAGAGCATCGCACAAGATCTGCTTGATCTTCTCAGAGGGTTAGACACAGCAAATAAAGTTCCATATGTGGCAGAAAGGTCAGATGAGTGGAACCTAAGCGCGGTCTTTGGACTCTTACTGGGCTACCCTGTCACCTACTGGTTCGATCAGACAAAGAGCTTTGAGAACTGCCTCTCTATGACCCCCCTGATGGTGACCACAGTGCACGCAACATGGCGAGTAGATGCCACCAGCCACAAATGTTGCTTGTACTCGTTTAGCATCCCCACCGTCGTGCAGAATGAGATACAGTCAAATCTGGAGGACTGGAAGCTTGGCCTTCAAGAGAGATTCCAGCAGCAAAATGTCCTCAAAGACCTCACTGTTTGTCAGTCTGTAGTCACTTTACCTTCAGTCTGTTTGTGA
- the sirt4 gene encoding NAD-dependent protein lipoamidase sirtuin-4, mitochondrial — MRLLCTVSAVHSASSRRASSAPAGMFVPACSSLDSHSLQLLQDFVSRTSRLFAISGAGLSTESGIPDYRSEGVGLYARTDRRPMQHAEFVRSASSRQRYWARNFLGWPQFSSHQPNRAHKALRHWEEQGKLHWLVTQNVDALHSKAGQERLTELHGCAHRVVCLGCGDISAREELQRRFIALNPDWRAQAGAAAPDGDVFLEDEQALQFRVPPCEVCGGILKPEVTFFGDAVNKATVQFVHDKLAESDAVLVIGSSLQVYSGYRFLLAASDKKMPVAIVNIGPTRADHLAEMKVRGRCGEVLSTIRPL, encoded by the exons ATGAGACTGCTCTGCACGGTCAGCGCAGTGCACTCAGCATCTTCAAGACGGGCATCTTCAGCCCCTGCAGGGATGTTTGTCCCTGCCTGCAGCTCCTTAGACTCACATTCCCTGCAGCTGCTCCAGGACTTCGTCTCCCGCACCTCACGCCTGTTTGCCATCAGCGGCGCCGGTCTCTCCACGGAGTCCGGCATCCCAGATTACCGCTCGGAAGGCGTGGGCCTGTACGCCCGGACTGACCGGCGGCCGATGCAACATGCGGAGTTCGTCCGCAGCGCTTCGTCCCGTCAGCGCTACTGGGCGAGGAACTTCCTGGGGTGGCCGCAGTTCTCTTCCCATCAGCCGAACAGGGCGCACAAGGCTCTGCGGCACTGGGAGGAGCAGGGGAAACTGCACTGGTTGGTCACCCAGAATGTGGACGCTCTTCATTCAAAGGCAGGCCAGGAAAGGCTCACTGAGCTCCACGGATGTGCCCACAG GGTGGTGTGTTTGGGCTGTGGCGACATCTCGGCCAGAGAGGAGCTCCAGAGACGATTCATAGCGCTGAACCCGGACTGGAGGGCTCAAGCCGGGGCAGCTGCTCCAGACGGGGACGTCTTCCTGGAGGACGAGCAGGCGCTACAATTCAGAGTTCCACCCTGCGAGGTCTGTGGAGGGATACTGAAGCCTGAGGTGACCTTCTTTGGCGACGCGGTGAACAAAGCCACAGTGCAGTTTGTACACGACAAATTAGCCGAGTCGGATGCGGTGCTCGTAATCGGGTCGTCACTACAA GTCTACTCGGGATACAGATTTTTACTCGCAGCCAGTGATAAGAAAATGCCGGTTGCCATCGTGAACATCGGGCCCACCAGAGCAGACCACTTGGCCGAGATGAAGGTGAGAGGACGCTGTGGGGAAGTGCTGTCGACCATTCGACCTCTCTGA